The window tcgaagcccttcacaagtccctgctgtttgatccacttgcacgggacagggtttgtcccccgggtccactctgccacggttacttcttgctcctcgccagagtcatcagattcttccgcctgtgccatgttcacatggtgcttgaacttgtcctggtacaactcaggatggtaatgttcgtatgctgtaagtttttgcaccaggtgcgccaaagatgtgaactccaactgaaaagccgcatccttgatcggcttagcgagtcccaggacagccagatcgactgcctccttttctgtgatgcgcgacgagtagcatcggttcttgacttcccTGAAGTgctgtatgtattccgacacagtctctcctcgcttctgcctgacttgggcgaggtcggcaattcaagcttcagcagcctccgagtggtactgggtatgaaattgatcttcaagctgcctccaagttcgaattgaaTCCGGAATCagcgatgcataccatccaaaagctgggcctgtaagagattggccgaagaaccggaccctcaacggatccgacactgagatcatcccaagctgcgtcaagtatcggctcacgtgctcgatggagctagctccttctgacccattgaagttggtgaactcaggaagccgatacttgggtggtagtgggatcaagtcatagtcacttgtatacggcttggaatagccgatcgctttcctcttgggcaggatgccgaactggtctctcagtattgcgctgacctgctccacaataagaactcctggggccgatggctcagcacttggcccagtagcgtactttgccagccacgcttgtttttctgcgtctgctcgagaagctcctgggtttaccatctgcaccgcgcgtgttggattgatgctgtcagggatgtaagcgcacgtgtagccgtgtggaatctccttgggtggctcagtgaggaactagccttctccaggatcactgccgatcttgtggacgacgtagatcggcgagctctgtggtcttggagctgcaaatgagaatggcaattgcggcctagaatgcagtgcagcttcctctgtgtgactccctagatttggtcccgatggagagtactggttcttgataatctcctggatgacgcggtgcgccatgcgctcgagttcgttcatcaggctctgagagtgccgatgaagcgcatgggccaccatgtagttcatctcctgacgcagggctctggtgcgctcttcagatggtacaaacagatctacattgtcaagagcgccttctggtgagaaccccttccacctgataaCATGGTTGCGGGTCATCTcaaaaaagccgatgagatcggcttccagcagagctttgatctcatcatacttcttcttgtgttcaggagggacctcttcatacgtgacggcttgggagcgggttcttgatcttgagctccagtcatcgttgcagtggacgttgttgccgagagtggtcccaccgagcgtgctagaatgtgttgtcggtcgaaacccaccggcgagcagcgacaggcaacacgaagagccgggaggtcgctggggcgctggcaggcactgctccctcgtcgacggcccgcaattccgtcacacgcccggagaatgtgtggaaagccgggcgtgccacctgacctatacccgatcaggagggtgcgaacgtgctccaaacagcttcctgcatacaaagacacgtgtaaatgtaagtccgagccggggtcggctccccgggatgactcttgcatcggctttaaagagccgatcgagtcccggtgtcagattggatctgtgtctatccggatattgatgaataaagcaaataactataaaaactacttcaattaaatctaattaatctaatccacgatgataacagcttcactgctagatcggaacatcctacgcgtgactaggcctaatgaacataacagacaactaaaccacaacccaaaacagaggcctaagaactagcaagagccgattcccggaacaatccctatcaaggctaagataaagcatctattacaccaccggatcatccaatccgtttgcaaggcctaacctagcagatattacgcaaactcttaagataagagcaaatcataacagatcagatctattaAACTCagaagaagcagggtgttgcctctgtgcaactaattctatgcgacaagaactagcatgagattgaaacgtgtctgcacagagacaacatgatattcgtagatgataagcaacgaagctcgacagatctactaaaagccatgctacgaacatcaggataactagtactactcgccataaaaaacgcttcagtacgagtaataccaaggtaaaagcaagaacaatactgccatgatcgcaagaagcgatcagagTAGCATGGCACTTAcatggatgaaaccctaggattaggggtggcgatgcgccgagagttgttgtttgcgagacgtgatgacgctctcctttacgaataacaaatgatacatatttatagtccggagacttgggaaacaatctaagctaatcttgtcccgatcggactctatctctaatcttaaactaaatctaaggatacatggcccatgtggcccagatgctcacgcaggagccgatttacaagtcttcttagtcttctgctttaaggccatcttgctttcggcccataaattaatcctgttaatttatggcgataacagccgcctctggccaccgccttctgctgggtgtctgcttggtgggtcctgatgtcagataggtcggtgccggggctggtttggtcggtttggtctggtttgtggccCTCTTTGTTGGTGTGACGCAGTATCGGATATTCTGTGCATCTGTGTTGCGTTTTTCATCTGTTTTGGCCCCAGACCGGTCGGTTCAAATAAACTAGCCATTggccccagaccggtcagaccggtccgggccAGAGAAGCCCAAACCCCTGTTTACAAGactccacttgatccatcaagtcAAGACTTGATCATTTAAGTATTTCTATGTTAGTTCTCAGAGGTTTTCTCTCAGGATCCTCTCATGGGTcatctatgagcacttttgaccaagtcaaataatcaatgttgcatccctcttgatagtacgacatacctatactcaagattaaatataAAACACATTTCATCCACTTGAGTCTTGAATCACTTCATATTTGCCATACTTTGATTTCCACAAACTTGGGATTCCAACATTGCATAATCTTCTCTTTTGAGtaaatccatacttgagctagtgacttagagtCCCAATAACTTTGCAAGTCTATCCTTGGATCCTCAAGTCACTCCAATAAGATatttggtgcattgcatcgcTTCTCACAACAAGGCTTGGATATGATTCTTCGAACACCCCACGGatactagcacttcaccttagcaATTCGCACACATGGTGAGCCGTCGCTCTACCAAAACTTGCTTAGTCCCTTgcactagtcatctcggttggtttcttcatcacttacccttgccaTGTTGAGTTAGGCTTTGCACACCAACAATGAATTCAATATTCCATTCTCATAtcttcatttctttgtcttGCATTGTAATCATGAATGATAACCATATTTCACGCATTGCAAACTTTCATAAATAAGACCAATAAATCTCACAAGTGTATGTCttctatttatttttattaaccCATGAAGCCTTGCAATAATGCTTTCAACAAATTATACCTCAAATGTGCCAAGCCATATAGATAGAAACCACTTGTTGTCATTGCATGAACACTTGTTTCTTGTTTCTCTTCACAACATGCTTGACATTTACTAGTATTTGCTTTTTGTTTGATTCTATACCACATGAGTTAATAACAATAATTGATTCGCAAATAAATCCCTGCTCATGACAACTTCAATAATatcgttagtcctttaatcatgttgtcattcaactcaccaaaacccattagtgcctagatgcacttacaatctctctctttttggtgattgatgacaaccctgATTAAAGCTTACAAATGAGTCAAATAAAAGCTTTTAAATTCTCAGATGtatcatgagctccccctaaataagtGCTTTGAATTGAATTCAACCACCGAGGCCTCATACGCCAATTTGCACATATTTAAACAAATAGgagctccccctatatctcaGAATTCATGGGGTGCAAAGAGTGCAAATATGTCTACAAAAGATacacgtgatgcatatgacaagaATATTCACTtcatttcaaaagaaaaggaaatttgGTTCTGTCAGggctcaccggtcagaccggtccaacagacCGGTCTGTCTTGGCAGACACCAAAAACAACAGTTCATCATTCAATTGAGCATCACACTAGCACAAATTTACTTAAATAATTTTAAAAGGTTCATAACACAAAATAGCACTCATTACAATCCTCAAATCCACAAAGGAAGTTAAAGTACGAATTATTACAGATCCAGAGTACAAAAGtgatgaccggtcagaccggtccaacagaccggtcagaccggtcctgctaAAACAGACACTCTGATCTGAAGTTTTCTTCTACTCTTCTGCATCTCTCCTGTGCCAAGCTGAAGCTTTAATCCATGCTGAAGCTTTAATCCAtgttcttctccccctttgtcatctatCACCATAAAGGCCCTGGGAGAAGTAGCTTGGCGGCAATCGCTGTCCATTACCCCCATTGCCCGTGGCATCTAAGGGAGTCCGATCACCCCAATCATGCATACCAATCCAAAGGTTTGAAGTCAGATATGAATTTTCAGGTAGAGTTGTGGCCTCAAGTGAAGTGATAGCAGTGTCTAGCGAAGGATTTAAGGAGGTTGCAATGCTTGACATACCAGGAAGAGAACCGAAAATGGAGGCAGCTATGGATTGAGCAATAATCTCTGCTGCTGAGGGATGAGAGGCTTCTGACTGAGATGTGTGTAGTGGTGCCATAGAGGAAGTCCCTGGAGGTGCAAAAGTATCAAATCCAAATACTGCAGAAGGAGGAAATGGAGCTGATCCGGAGACTCCTACTGCTCCAAAGGATGTGAATGACCCAAAGACGCCTTCTCCAGGTGCAGGAGAAGAGGATGTGCAACCAATGTCTGGATAGAAGAAGTGTCCTCAGCTCTGAACGAGAAAACAAAGATGAGTCTCGGCAAACCAAGAATCAACTTAAGCAAAAATCTCATATACTTACCCTTGATGCATTCTTGCGCCTCCTCCAGCTGAGCATGTGTGGTATTCGCCAGCTCCTGAAGTGTGGACAAGGAGGTCTCCTTTTCCTTGAGGGCAGCCTCCGCGCTCCGAACGGCCGCCTCCTACTTAGCAAGGGTGGCATCCTTCTCCGTGAGGGTCGCGGTGAGCATGGTGACGGCTGCCTTCTTGCGTTGAAGCTCGGCCTCCTTGGTCTGGAGCTCAGCCTCGTTGCCCTGGAGCTCGGCCACCTTCGCTTTGAGCGCCTTGTCCCTCTGCTCGAGCGCCTGGTCCTTCTGACACAGCTCGGCCGCCTGCTCCTCAACCACCTGGGCCTTGTGCTCGGCTGTGGCTCTCTGCCTGTCGCGCTCGCGGCGGGCTTGGGCCAGTTCCTCCTCCCGCACGTGGACCCGCTCCTCCAGCTCGTCCACCCAAGCGTTGATTTCGCTTATCTGCATGAGCAGACGGGAGTTGTCTTCTGTGAGCACGTATGCCTTGGTGTACTGAAAGCCTAGCTCCTCGCTCTTGTCGAGCGACATTTGTTTCAGCTACTGCAAAAAGAAGGACGTAAGCGAGAAATCATGGAGCGCAAAGTGATAAGCATCGCAGGACAATTACTTACATTCTCAGTCTGGAGGTGCTGCCCCTGGAGCACGTCCAGAGCAAACCAGAGCGCGTCCAGAGCGAACCAGAGTGCGCGCTCGATGTCGCCGCTGGCCCGATCAAAGCCCTGCCAAGCCTCAGTCTCCTTCCGTTCGTTGCGGTCAAAGGCAGGGGGATCCCCAACTTGATTGCCGCCCAAGTCCCCTCGCGCACGGGCCTCCTGGGCAACCAAGCATTGGCACCACCCTCGGACGTCCCCACACCGAGGGCACCCTCGGAGGCCGAAATGAATTCGACGATCCGGGCAGCGGCGCTAGCCGCGGCGGCCAGGTCAATATCCTCCGACTCCTCGTACTCCTCGCTcagcggcagctccaccacagGCACCATGGTCTCTGGCGCCTTTTGTGTTGTCGCTGCCGTAGTGGCACCCTTGTCCCCGGCCTTCGCGAGCTCTGGACGAGGGTCTCTTCCACCACTGGCACCGTTGGCGCCATCGCCGCTACCGTGGCGCCCTCACCTCCAGCCCCCGAGGGCCTAGGGGCGAGGGTCTCTCCCTCTTCTCGGCCGGTGGGATGCTCCTGCGCGTCCCCACCAATCCCTCCACCTCCTGCTCCCGGCTGAGCGGCGTCATCCGTGATGCCTCGGCCGGCATCGTCCCCCATCTTCGTCCGAGCGGCGTCATTCGCATCGCCACGGCTGGGCTCGACTTCGAcatccggccgggcggcgttCCCCGCACCGCCCCAGCCGGCCACCTCCTCGGCGTCGGACTGAgtggccgccgcagcgccgctctGACCGGCGTCG is drawn from Panicum virgatum strain AP13 chromosome 1N, P.virgatum_v5, whole genome shotgun sequence and contains these coding sequences:
- the LOC120654273 gene encoding homer protein homolog 1-like, with the protein product MVPVVELPLSEEYEESEDIDLAAAASAAARIVEFISASEGALGVGTSEGGANAWLPRRPGFDRASGDIERALWFALDALWFALDVLQGQHLQTENLKQMSLDKSEELGFQYTKAYVLTEDNSRLLMQISEINAWVDELEERVHVREEELAQARRERDRQRATAEHKAQVVEEQAAELCQKDQALEQRDKALKAKVAELQGNEAELQTKEAELQRKKAAVTMLTATLTEKDATLAK